A region from the Salvelinus fontinalis isolate EN_2023a chromosome 23, ASM2944872v1, whole genome shotgun sequence genome encodes:
- the LOC129821399 gene encoding collagen alpha-3(VI) chain, which yields MRDFVQRVVETLGVDENKDRVAVVQYSRDPAAQFYLNTYTTKGEILDTVRGLRHKGGRPLNTGAALQYVRDNVFTASSGSRRTEGVPQLLILLSGGRSSDNVDTPASALKELGVLIFGIGTRSSDSRELQRISHDPSYALSVSDFTDLPNIQQQLLSSVEAVVIDVTPESTTDLVDHDTSRKDVVFLVDGSDGTRNGFPAMRDFVQRVVGKLNVGGDKDRVSVVQYGRDQEVNFYLNTYTTKEDILNTVRSLRHRGGRPLNTGAALQYVRDNVLTASSGSRSQEGVPQMLILLSGGRSSDNVDIPASALKESGVLIFGIGTRNSSREVQRIATDPSFSQSVSEFTDLPSVQEQFFSSLITVQVEATPTTPTVVVDQSIARKDVVFLLDGSDGTRNGFPAMRDFVQRVVEKLTVEENRDRVSVVQYSRESEAHFYLNTYTTKEDVVDTVKGLRHKGGRPLNTGAALQYVRDNVFTASSGSRRLEGVPQILILLNGGRSFDNVDTPASALKELGVLVFGIGTRSSDSRELQKISYDPSYALSVSEFTDLPNVQQQLLSAMSTVIVQVTTMTPTILVESQAPRRDVVFLLDGSDGTRSGFPAMRDFVQRVVETLGVDENKDRVAVVQYSRDPAAQFYLNTYTTKGEILDTVRGLRHKGGRPLNTGAALQYVRDNVFTASSGSRRTEGVPQLLILLSGGRSSDNVDTPASALKELGVLIFGIGTRSSDSRELQRISHDPSYALSVSDFTDLPNIQQQLLSSVEAVVIDVTPESTTDLVDHDTSRKDVVFLVDGSDGTRNGFPAMRDFVQRVVGKLNVGGDKDRVSVVQYGRDQEVNFYLNTYTTKEDILNTVRSLRHRGGRPLNTGAALQYVRDNVLTASSGSRSQEGVPQMLILLSGGRSSDNVDIPASALKESGVLIFGIGTRNSSREVQRIATDPSFSQSVSEFTDLPSVQEQFFSSLITVQVEATPITPTVVVDQSIARKDVVFLLDGSDGTRTGFPAMRDFVQRVVEKLTVEENRDRVSVVQYSRESEAHFYLNTYTTKEDVVDTVKGLRHKGGRPLNTGAALQYVRDNVFTASSGSRRLEGVPQILILLNGGRSFDNVDTPASALKELGVLVFGIGTRSSDSRELQKISYDPSYALSVSEFTDLPNVQQQLLSAMSTVIVQVTTMTPTILGKKNMVLISSICTLTSGFEYLIALTF from the exons ATGCGGGACTTTGTTCAAAGAGTAGTGGAGACACTCGGTGTGGATGAGAACAAAGATCGCGTGGCTGTCGTCCAGTACAGTAGAGATCCAGCCGCCCAATTCTATCTGAACACATACACAACAAAAGGAGAGATTCTCGACACTGTAAGAGGTCTGAGACACAAAGGTGGGAGACCTCTCAACACTGGAGCAGCTCTCCAGTACGTGAGAGACAATGTCTTTACTGCCTCCTCCGGAAGTCGACGCACTGAAGGTGTTCCACAGTTACTGATTCTGCTGAGTGGTGGAAGGTCCTCTGACAATGTTGACACTCCAGCTTCTGCTCTGAAGGAGCTTGGGGTCTTGATCTTTGGAATTGGAACAAGGAGCTCTGATAGCAGAGAATTGCAGAGGATATCACATGATCCCAGttacgctctgtctgtctctgacttcaCTGACCTTCCAAACATCCAGCAGCAACTTCTGTCCTCGGTGGAGGCAGTTGTTATTGACGTTACGCCAGAATCGACAACAGATTTAG TTGATCATGACACCTCCAGAAAGGATGTGGTATTCCTTGTGGATGGTTCTGATGGCACAAGGAATGGATTCCCAGCAATGCGTGATTTTGTTCAGAGAGTAGTGGGGAAACTCAATGTGGGAGGAGACAAAGACCGTGTTTCTGTTGTCCAGTACGGTAGAGATCAAGAAGTTAATTTCTATCTGAACACATACACCACAAAGGAGGACATTCTTAACACTGTGAGAAGTCTGAGGCACAGAGGAGGTAGACCCCTTAACACTGGGGCAGCCCTCCAATACGTAAGGGACAACGTCCTTACTGCCTCCTCTGGAAGCAGAAGCCAAGAGGGCGTCCCTCAGATGCTGATACTGCTGAGTGGGGGAAGGTCCAGTGATAATGTTGACATACCAGCTTCTGCCCTGAAAGAGAGTGGGGTCTTGATCTTTGGCATTGGAACCAGAAATTCCAGCAGAGAGGTTCAAAGGATTGCCACTGATCCTAGTTTTTCCCAGTCTGTTTCTGAATTCACTGACCTCCCCAGCGTCCAGGAGCAGTTTTTCTCCTCACTCATAACTGTACAAGTTGAGGCCACACCCACAACCCCGACAGTCGTAG TGGACCAAAGCATTGCCAGAAAGGATGTAGTATTCCTGCTGGATGGTTCTGATGGCACTAGGAATGGCTTTCCAGCAATGCGTGACTTTGTTCAAAGAGTGGTAGAGAAACTCActgtggaggagaacagagatcGAGTCTCTGTGGTCCAGTATAGCAGAGAATCAGAGGCCCACTTCTATCTGAACACTTACACAACCAAGGAAGATGTTGTGGACACCGTAAAAGGCCTGAGGCACAAAGGAGGGAgacccctcaacactggggcagcTCTCCAGTATGTCAGGGACAATGTCTTTACTGCCTCCTCCGGAAGTAGGCGCCTTGAAGGTGTTCCACAGATTCTGATACTGCTGAATGGTGGAAGGTCCTTTGACAATGTAGATACACCAGCGTCTGCTCTCAAGGAGCTTGGTGTCTTGGTGTTTGGAATTGGAACAAGGAGCTCTGATAGCAGAGAATTACAAAAAATATCCTATGACCCCAGTTATGCTCTTTCCGTGTCTGAATTTACTGACCTCCCCAACGTCCAACAGCAGCTTCTTTCTGCTATGAGCACTGTCATTGTACAGGTCACAACCATGACACCAACAATTCTAG TTGAGAGTCAGGCTCCCAGGAGGGATGTCGTGTTCTTGCTGGATGGATCTGATGGCACTAGGAGTGGATTCCCAGCAATGCGGGACTTTGTTCAAAGAGTAGTGGAGACACTCGGTGTGGATGAGAACAAAGATCGCGTGGCTGTCGTCCAGTACAGTAGAGATCCAGCCGCCCAATTCTATCTGAACACATACACAACAAAAGGAGAGATTCTCGACACTGTAAGAGGTCTGAGACACAAAGGTGGGAGACCTCTCAACACTGGAGCAGCTCTCCAGTACGTGAGAGACAATGTCTTTACTGCCTCCTCCGGAAGTCGACGCACTGAAGGTGTTCCACAGTTACTGATTCTGCTGAGTGGTGGAAGGTCCTCTGACAATGTTGACACTCCAGCTTCTGCTCTGAAGGAGCTTGGGGTCTTGATCTTTGGAATTGGAACAAGGAGCTCTGATAGCAGAGAATTGCAGAGGATATCACATGATCCCAGttacgctctgtctgtctctgacttcaCTGACCTTCCAAACATCCAGCAGCAACTTCTGTCCTCGGTGGAGGCAGTTGTTATTGACGTTACGCCAGAATCGACAACAGATTTAG TTGATCATGACACCTCCAGAAAGGATGTGGTATTCCTTGTGGATGGTTCTGATGGCACAAGGAATGGATTCCCAGCAATGCGTGATTTTGTTCAGAGAGTAGTGGGGAAACTCAATGTGGGAGGAGACAAAGACCGTGTTTCTGTTGTCCAGTACGGTAGAGATCAAGAAGTTAATTTCTATCTGAACACATACACCACAAAGGAGGACATTCTTAACACTGTGAGAAGTCTGAGGCACAGAGGAGGTAGACCCCTTAACACTGGGGCAGCCCTCCAATACGTAAGGGACAACGTCCTTACTGCCTCCTCTGGAAGCAGAAGCCAAGAGGGCGTCCCTCAGATGCTGATACTGCTGAGTGGGGGAAGGTCCAGTGATAATGTTGACATACCAGCTTCTGCCCTGAAAGAGAGTGGGGTCTTGATCTTTGGCATTGGAACCAGAAATTCCAGCAGAGAGGTTCAAAGGATTGCCACTGATCCTAGTTTTTCCCAGTCTGTTTCTGAATTCACTGACCTCCCCAGCGTCCAGGAGCAGTTTTTCTCCTCACTCATAACTGTACAAGTTGAGGCCACACCCATAACCCCGACAGTCGTAG TGGACCAAAGCATTGCCAGAAAGGATGTAGTATTCCTGCTGGATGGTTCTGATGGCACTAGGACTGGCTTTCCAGCAATGCGTGACTTTGTTCAAAGAGTGGTAGAGAAACTCActgtggaggagaacagagatcGAGTCTCTGTGGTCCAGTATAGCAGAGAATCAGAGGCCCACTTCTATCTGAACACTTACACAACCAAGGAAGATGTTGTGGACACCGTAAAAGGCCTGAGGCACAAAGGAGGGAgacccctcaacactggggcagcTCTCCAGTATGTCAGGGACAATGTCTTTACTGCCTCCTCCGGAAGTAGGCGCCTTGAAGGTGTTCCACAGATTCTGATACTGCTGAATGGTGGAAGGTCCTTTGACAATGTAGATACACCAGCGTCTGCTCTCAAGGAGCTTGGTGTCTTGGTGTTTGGAATTGGAACAAGGAGCTCTGATAGCAGAGAATTACAAAAAATATCCTATGACCCCAGTTATGCTCTTTCCGTGTCTGAATTTACTGACCTCCCCAACGTCCAACAGCAGCTTCTTTCTGCTATGAGCACTGTCATTGTACAGGTCACAACCATGACACCAACAATCCTAGGTAAGAAAAATATGGTTTTGATCAGTTCCATTTGCACTCTTACATCAGGATTTGAGTATTTGATAGCTTTGACATTTTAG